Proteins encoded within one genomic window of Babesia bigemina genome assembly Bbig001, chromosome : IV:
- a CDS encoding glycerol kinase, putative: METAVKVVAAIDQGTQSTRCMFFDEALNVLAISTKKHKQYYPKSGWCEHDPLEIMESVYSTMNEALSKVVADHGNVEIMGVGITNQRETVVAWEAQTGKPLHNAIVWLDIRAEDIAHDLIREHGSATAFMEKTGLIINSYFSAVKLMWMSKHLPWFNNAVENKSVRFGTIDTWIIYRNITTIQQNLTGEYVTDVTNASRTMLMDIVKEKWSSQMLRIFRLNVDVLPKILPNCAEFGVITNPNVPGFVNVRLTSSIGDQQAACVGQGILEPCATKCTLGTGGFVLTNTGTKRVKSSGGLLCTPCYKLGKEAQTVFALEGSIAIVGAGISWLKAMGIIEAESDISGVLKECKTSGGVVFVPAFSGLLAPRWRGDARACIMGMTQHTERAHIIRAFCESIGLQLGEILQSLLTDMGVDKVPYICVDGGISTNEEILQLISDIVDTSIELFNAEKSAVAEATCAGAAILAGVQAKLWNNVQDIQQFIRERPKKWMPRMSDSERDILIKYWNLGVERSMNWNQ, translated from the exons ATGGAGACCGCTGTCAAAGTGGTGGCGGCCATTGACCAGGGAACGCAATCTACGAGATGCATGTTCTTTGACGAAGCCTTAAACGTTCTTGCTATCTCGACAAAGAAACACAAGCAATACTACCCGAAATCCGG GTGGTGCGAACATGATCCGTTGGAAATTATGGAGAGCGTATACAGCACCATGAATGAGGCCCTTAGCAAGGTTGTTGCCGAT CACGGTAACGTCGAAATCATGGGGGTCGGCATCACCAACCAGAGGGAAACGGTTGTCGCCTGGGAGGCGCAGACGGGAAAACCACTGCATAATGCCATTG TATGGCTTGATATTCGGGCTGAGGATATAGCACACGATTTGATTCGCGAACACGGTTCCGCTACAGCTTTCATGGAAAAAACTGGTCTCATAATCAACTCATATTTCTCGG CTGTGAAGCTCATGTGGATGTCCAAGCACCTCCCCTGGTTCAACAATGCGGTGGAGAACAAAAGCGTGCGCTTCGGTACCATTGACACATGGATCATTTAC CGTAATATAACAACCATTCAACAGAATCTCACTGGGGAATATGTTACCGATGTAACGAATGCTTCAAGAACAATGCTTATGGATATTGTTAAGGAGAAATGGAGCTCCCAGATGTTGAG AATTTTTCGTCTAAATGTAGATGTGTTGCCGAAGATATTACCTAATTGCGCTGAGTTTGGTGTTATAACTAACCCTAATGTGCCTGGTTTTGTGAATGTGAGGTTGACCAGCTCCATAGGAGATCAGCAGGCAGCGTGTGTCGGACAAGGCATTTTAGAGCCATGCGCAACCAAGTGCACATTAGGAACTGGTGGATTTGTTCTCACTAATACCG GTACAAAAAGGGTTAAATCGTCGGGCGGCCTGCTTTGCACACCTTGTTACAAACTGGGGAAGGAAGCTCAAACTGTATTCGCACTTGAA GGTTCCATCGCCATTGTCGGCGCAGGAATTTCTTGGCTGAAGGCGATGGGAATTATAGAAGCAGAATCAGATATATCA GGGGTATTAAAAGAATGCAAGACGTCTGGAGGTGTGGTTTTTGTACCTGCCTTTTCTGGTCTCCTTGCTCCACGATGGAGAGGGGATGCTAGGGCATGTATAATGGGCATGACGCAACACACTGAGAGGGCACATATAATACGAGCGTTCTGCGAAAGTATAGGCCTTCAACTTGGTGAAATACTGCAATCTCTGCTTACCGACAtgggagtggataaagttCCCTACATTTGTGTGGATGGAGGGATCTCTACAAATGAAGAAATACTTCAACTAATATCGGACATAGTGGATACTTCGATAG AGTTATTTAATGCAGAAAAATCTGCTGTTGCTGAGGCCACCTGCGCAGGGGCGGCAATCTTAGCTGGGGTCCAAGCAAAACTGTGGAACAATGTGCAAGACATACAGCAGTTTATACGAGAACGTCCCAAAAAGTGGATGCCTCGGATGTCTGATTCGGAACGTGATATTTTAATCAAATACTGGAATTTAGGTGTTGAACGATCGATGAACTGGAATCAATGA